A window from Sphingopyxis alaskensis RB2256 encodes these proteins:
- a CDS encoding tail fiber domain-containing protein — translation MPTPFFADLVRELAQEGGTGPLTPTGAVPGHRRFAGAVPPGVPFHYAVAGIAHPDQWEVGIGRIDGSGRLLRDAVAASSAGGATVDFAPGLKTIALTVGADWFAGRDTEAAALADEVAALGGEVATLTGVVATRQPISTLHGSVESGEASDTVTLRRGADWFNIPLSALAFRDADGRYIFGAAVPNYLFNVAIANPARGILADFANLSGTPNGAQISFTQAGINNWCIGQVPGIDAFALYRGRNGAADGTEICRWSGTGLGVGTSPAVRLHVKAGGEIQRLETTTARGGGACYQAFYDPSGAKGFCGYSAIDDGFDIWNSLNHPIRFGTGGAYRWAISSAGGFYPVADNAYTIGGSVNRVSEIYAVNGTINTSDAREKTWRGPPTEAELRAARRIAGELGFFQWNAAIAEKGEDGARLHFGVRAQAVWAIMADEGLIDPVVEGGDPSSRHAFLCYDAGDERGGDEAVADRFGVRTDQLALFLIAAQEARIAALEGAA, via the coding sequence ATGCCGACCCCCTTTTTCGCCGACCTGGTGCGCGAGCTGGCGCAGGAGGGCGGGACCGGGCCGCTGACGCCGACCGGCGCGGTGCCCGGCCATCGCCGGTTCGCGGGCGCCGTGCCGCCCGGCGTTCCGTTTCATTATGCCGTCGCCGGGATCGCCCATCCCGATCAGTGGGAGGTCGGGATCGGGCGGATCGACGGCAGCGGGCGGTTGCTGCGTGACGCGGTGGCGGCTTCATCAGCGGGCGGCGCGACAGTCGATTTCGCGCCGGGGCTGAAAACGATCGCGCTGACCGTTGGCGCCGACTGGTTTGCGGGCCGCGATACCGAGGCGGCGGCGCTGGCGGACGAGGTGGCGGCGCTGGGCGGCGAAGTGGCGACCCTGACCGGCGTGGTCGCTACCAGACAGCCGATTTCGACATTGCATGGCAGCGTGGAGTCGGGCGAAGCGAGCGACACGGTGACACTTCGCCGCGGCGCGGACTGGTTCAACATTCCGCTTTCGGCGCTGGCGTTTCGCGATGCCGACGGGCGATATATATTCGGCGCAGCCGTCCCCAATTATCTGTTCAACGTGGCGATCGCCAATCCCGCTCGCGGCATCCTCGCCGACTTTGCCAACCTCTCCGGCACGCCGAACGGCGCCCAGATCAGCTTCACGCAGGCCGGCATCAACAACTGGTGCATCGGGCAGGTTCCGGGGATCGACGCCTTTGCCCTTTACCGGGGGCGCAACGGCGCCGCCGATGGCACCGAAATCTGTCGCTGGTCGGGCACCGGCCTTGGCGTCGGCACGTCCCCGGCTGTCCGGCTGCATGTGAAAGCGGGCGGCGAGATACAGCGGCTCGAAACGACCACGGCGCGCGGCGGTGGCGCCTGTTATCAGGCCTTTTACGATCCGTCGGGGGCCAAGGGGTTCTGCGGCTATTCGGCGATCGACGATGGCTTCGACATCTGGAACAGCCTGAACCATCCGATTCGCTTCGGCACGGGCGGCGCCTATCGCTGGGCGATTTCGTCCGCCGGGGGTTTCTATCCGGTCGCCGACAATGCCTATACCATTGGCGGCAGCGTCAACCGGGTCAGCGAAATCTATGCCGTCAACGGCACGATCAACACCAGTGACGCGCGCGAAAAGACATGGCGCGGGCCGCCGACCGAGGCCGAACTGCGCGCCGCGCGGCGGATCGCGGGCGAACTGGGGTTCTTTCAATGGAACGCCGCGATCGCCGAAAAGGGCGAGGACGGCGCGCGGCTGCACTTCGGCGTGCGCGCGCAGGCGGTATGGGCGATCATGGCCGACGAAGGCCTGATCGATCCCGTTGTCGAAGGCGGCGATCCGAGCAGCCGCCATGCCTTTCTTTGTTACGACGCGGGGGATGAGCGGGGCGGGGACGAGGCCGTCGCCGACCGCTTCGGGGTCCGCACCGATCAGCTCGCGCTGTTCCTGATCGCGGCGCAGGAAGCGCGGATCGCGGCGCTGGAGGGGGCGGCATGA
- a CDS encoding phage major capsid protein, giving the protein MEVDMEVKADALDGAFDAVLAAEAVDELKASVAALKAQVDAQAVAAARLPLDGAKAADPALDAFVERYLRRGIDAGVEMKSLSGASGAEGGYAVPREIDTSIAATLKSLSPIRSIATVVQTGTSGYRKLIATGATGAGWVGESDARPETATRSFAEIAPPSGELYANPAASQAMLDDAMFNVEAWLADEIGREFAVAEGAAFVTGNGTNRPRGFLTYATSDEGDGARPFGTLQHLATGSAGAFPAVNPEDRLVELVHALKAPYRQGAVWVMNSDTLARIRKFKTSDGAFVWQPGLVEGQAASLLGYPVVEAEDMPDIAADSLSIAFGNFRAGYLIADRGETRILRDPFSNKPFVHFYATKRVGGAIIDSQAIKLMKFAAS; this is encoded by the coding sequence ATGGAAGTGGATATGGAAGTGAAGGCCGATGCGCTGGACGGCGCGTTCGATGCGGTGCTGGCGGCGGAGGCCGTCGATGAGCTGAAGGCGTCGGTTGCGGCGCTGAAGGCACAGGTCGATGCCCAGGCGGTCGCGGCGGCGCGGTTGCCGCTCGACGGGGCGAAGGCGGCCGATCCGGCGCTGGACGCCTTTGTCGAACGTTATCTGCGGCGCGGGATCGACGCCGGGGTGGAGATGAAGAGCCTGTCGGGGGCGAGCGGAGCCGAGGGCGGCTATGCGGTGCCGCGCGAGATCGACACCAGCATCGCCGCGACGCTGAAATCGCTGTCGCCGATCCGCAGCATCGCGACCGTGGTGCAGACAGGGACGAGCGGGTACCGGAAGCTGATCGCGACGGGCGCGACGGGCGCGGGCTGGGTCGGCGAAAGCGACGCGCGGCCCGAGACGGCGACGCGCAGCTTTGCCGAGATCGCGCCGCCGTCGGGCGAGCTTTACGCCAATCCGGCGGCGAGCCAGGCGATGCTCGACGATGCGATGTTCAACGTCGAGGCCTGGCTGGCCGACGAGATCGGGCGCGAGTTCGCGGTCGCCGAAGGGGCGGCGTTCGTGACCGGCAACGGCACGAACCGGCCCAGGGGATTCCTGACCTATGCGACGAGCGACGAGGGTGACGGTGCGCGGCCGTTCGGCACGTTGCAGCATCTGGCGACGGGCAGCGCGGGCGCCTTTCCGGCGGTGAACCCTGAGGACAGACTGGTCGAGCTGGTCCATGCGCTGAAAGCTCCGTACCGGCAGGGCGCGGTGTGGGTGATGAACAGCGATACGCTGGCGCGCATCCGCAAGTTCAAGACGTCGGACGGCGCCTTCGTCTGGCAGCCGGGGCTGGTCGAGGGACAGGCGGCGAGCCTGCTCGGCTATCCGGTCGTCGAGGCCGAGGACATGCCCGATATTGCGGCCGACAGCCTGTCGATCGCCTTCGGCAATTTCCGCGCGGGCTATCTGATCGCCGACCGCGGCGAGACGCGCATCCTGCGCGATCCGTTCAGCAACAAGCCCTTCGTGCATTTCTATGCAACCAAAAGGGTCGGCGGCGCGATCATCGATTCGCAGGCGATCAAGCTGATGAAATTCGCCGCCAGCTGA
- a CDS encoding HK97 family phage prohead protease: MSSPLPTLSPEGERAIRFAGYAAVFDRVDRGGDIVRSGAFAASLRARRAVPLLWQHRPGAVVGVIEALAEDKRGLRVVARVTHPTAAGLVARGALTGLSFGYRVTAARGARPRELLALDLAEVSLVAMPMQPLARVIAVEDRRR; encoded by the coding sequence TTGAGTTCCCCTCTCCCAACCCTCTCCCCTGAAGGGGAGAGGGCTATCCGTTTCGCCGGTTACGCTGCGGTGTTCGACCGCGTCGATCGGGGCGGGGACATTGTACGCAGCGGGGCGTTTGCGGCGAGTTTGCGGGCGCGGCGGGCGGTGCCGTTGCTGTGGCAGCATCGGCCGGGAGCTGTCGTCGGCGTGATCGAGGCTTTGGCGGAGGACAAGCGCGGGCTGCGCGTGGTCGCGCGGGTGACGCATCCGACGGCCGCCGGGCTGGTCGCGCGCGGGGCGCTGACCGGGCTGAGCTTTGGCTATCGGGTGACGGCGGCGCGCGGGGCGCGGCCGCGCGAGCTGCTGGCGCTCGATCTGGCCGAGGTGAGCCTGGTGGCGATGCCGATGCAGCCGCTGGCGCGGGTGATAGCGGTGGAGGATCGCAGGCGCTGA
- a CDS encoding DUF6127 family protein has product MDEDEALARLIALAGTSAIGASGASGADAALLRAVVEEASELGARRALARLGLADAAARDDVADLRQLLGAWRDAKTSAWKAAVDWAVRGMLALLVVGLAVKLGLPGLLK; this is encoded by the coding sequence ATGGATGAAGATGAGGCGCTGGCGCGGTTGATCGCGCTGGCGGGGACAAGTGCGATCGGAGCGTCCGGTGCGTCAGGTGCCGATGCGGCCTTGCTGCGCGCGGTGGTCGAGGAGGCGAGCGAACTGGGGGCGCGGCGGGCGCTGGCACGGCTGGGGCTGGCCGATGCAGCGGCGCGCGACGATGTCGCGGACCTCAGGCAACTGCTCGGCGCGTGGCGCGACGCCAAGACGAGCGCGTGGAAAGCGGCGGTCGACTGGGCGGTGCGCGGGATGCTGGCGCTGCTCGTCGTCGGGCTGGCGGTGAAGCTGGGGTTGCCGGGATTGCTGAAGTGA
- a CDS encoding phage portal protein produces MNWFGRKAAQGAARPALSRVYGSWSAPAPLSWEAQVREGYLANAIVQRSVRLVAEAAASAPLEASDPGLLALVSATSGGQGLLETLASHLLLHGNGYVQILTDGAGAPAELFALRPERVTVEADARGWPVAYRYKAGGSAAVLPAEDGAGRVAVVHVKALHPLDDHYGAGCLGAAAGAIAAHNAAAKWNAALLENAARPSGALVHDPGDKGMPLSAEQVERLREELAESFSGRANAGRPLLLEGGLRWQALSLSPAEMDFLALKDSSAREIAMAFGVPPMLLGLPGDATYANYREANRALWRLTVLPLCAKILGAIAQGLSGWFDGAELRVDLNKLPALAEDRMALWREVSGADWLSADEKKALLGVA; encoded by the coding sequence ATGAACTGGTTTGGCCGGAAGGCTGCGCAGGGGGCTGCGCGGCCCGCTTTGTCGCGGGTGTATGGGAGCTGGTCGGCGCCTGCGCCGCTGTCGTGGGAAGCGCAGGTGCGCGAGGGGTATCTGGCGAATGCGATCGTGCAGCGCAGCGTGCGGCTGGTGGCCGAGGCGGCGGCGAGTGCGCCGCTGGAGGCGAGCGATCCGGGGCTCTTGGCGCTGGTTTCGGCGACGTCGGGCGGGCAGGGGCTGCTTGAGACGCTGGCGTCGCACCTGTTGCTGCACGGCAATGGCTATGTGCAGATTTTGACCGATGGCGCGGGGGCGCCGGCCGAGCTGTTCGCGCTGCGCCCCGAGCGGGTGACGGTCGAGGCCGACGCGCGCGGGTGGCCGGTGGCCTATCGCTACAAGGCGGGCGGGTCGGCGGCGGTCCTGCCCGCCGAGGATGGCGCGGGGCGCGTCGCGGTGGTGCATGTGAAGGCGCTGCATCCGCTCGACGATCATTATGGCGCGGGGTGCCTGGGCGCCGCGGCGGGGGCGATCGCGGCGCATAATGCGGCGGCGAAGTGGAATGCGGCGCTGCTGGAGAATGCGGCGCGGCCGTCGGGGGCGCTGGTCCATGATCCGGGCGACAAGGGGATGCCGCTGTCGGCCGAGCAGGTCGAGCGGCTGCGCGAGGAACTGGCCGAGAGTTTTTCGGGGCGTGCCAATGCCGGGCGGCCCTTGCTGCTGGAGGGTGGCCTCCGGTGGCAGGCGCTGTCGCTGTCGCCCGCCGAGATGGATTTCCTGGCGCTGAAGGATTCGAGCGCGCGCGAGATTGCGATGGCGTTCGGGGTGCCGCCGATGCTGCTGGGGCTGCCGGGGGACGCGACCTATGCCAATTATCGCGAGGCCAATCGCGCGCTGTGGCGGCTGACGGTGCTGCCTTTGTGCGCCAAGATATTGGGGGCGATCGCGCAGGGGCTGTCGGGCTGGTTCGACGGCGCCGAGCTGCGCGTCGACCTCAACAAGCTGCCCGCGCTGGCCGAGGACCGGATGGCGCTGTGGCGCGAGGTGTCGGGTGCCGACTGGCTGAGCGCGGACGAGAAGAAGGCGCTGCTGGGGGTGGCGTAG
- a CDS encoding NYN domain-containing protein, whose translation MFRYMADQLPLIRAVAFFDGQNLFHSAKQAFGYSWPNFDPTLLAERVCQDHGWQLQQTRFYTGVPDAADKPFWNHFWVAKAAQMARQGVHVFTRSLRYRNKKVRLPDGTEHSFLDGDEKGIDVRIALDVIRLALKREFDVAILFCRDQDLTEVADEIRLIAQEQKRWIKVASAFPVSPTYRVRGIDKTDWIKLDRQLYDQCLDSRDYRPKKPA comes from the coding sequence ATGTTCCGTTATATGGCAGACCAGCTACCTCTGATTCGCGCCGTTGCGTTTTTCGACGGACAAAATCTTTTCCACTCTGCGAAGCAAGCGTTTGGATACAGCTGGCCCAATTTTGATCCAACCCTATTGGCAGAACGAGTTTGCCAAGACCATGGTTGGCAGTTGCAGCAAACACGCTTTTATACCGGCGTTCCGGATGCGGCAGACAAGCCGTTCTGGAATCATTTTTGGGTTGCAAAAGCTGCTCAAATGGCTCGCCAAGGCGTCCATGTTTTTACTCGTTCCTTACGCTATCGGAACAAAAAAGTCAGACTGCCTGATGGTACAGAACACTCATTTCTAGACGGAGATGAGAAGGGGATAGATGTTCGTATCGCGCTAGATGTCATCAGGCTTGCCTTGAAACGAGAGTTTGACGTGGCGATCCTGTTTTGTCGTGATCAAGATCTTACCGAAGTGGCCGACGAAATTCGGCTGATAGCACAAGAACAAAAACGTTGGATCAAGGTAGCCTCCGCCTTTCCGGTAAGCCCGACATATCGCGTAAGAGGCATCGACAAGACAGATTGGATCAAGCTCGACCGGCAGCTTTACGACCAATGTCTGGATAGCCGCGACTATCGTCCAAAGAAGCCTGCCTAA
- a CDS encoding DNA-packaging protein, producing the protein MKHATDCVGETRTKLDRWLKALSDRKCAQLLTDWSWWRRADQNPPTGDWHVWLLLAGRGFGKTRTGAEWVRAFAETTPGARIALVAASLLEARQVMVEGESGLLAIAPDHLRPEYESSLRRLTWPNGAVATLYSAVEPDSLRGPEHDAAWCDEIAKWPKGEAAWDNLMLTMRIGARPQVVATTTPRCVPLVRRLIQERGVATTRGRTASNRRNLSVQWLATMDAIYGGTRLGRQELDGELLEDVEDALWTRALIERCRVDAGSIGKFARVVIGVDPPASAGGDACGIVVAALLRDGRLAVVEDASALRPLPGVWAQAVAAAAARWGAERVVAESNMGGDMVAAVLRQADMTLPVVAIHASVGKARRAEPVALAYERGQVVHAGAFADLEDQLCGLQMGGGYAGPGRSPDRADACVWALAALLDGMRKGRGPGVRVV; encoded by the coding sequence ATGAAGCACGCAACCGACTGCGTCGGCGAAACGCGGACGAAACTCGATCGCTGGTTGAAGGCGCTGTCGGACAGGAAATGCGCGCAGCTGCTGACCGACTGGTCGTGGTGGCGGCGCGCGGACCAGAATCCGCCGACGGGCGACTGGCATGTGTGGCTGCTGCTCGCGGGGCGCGGGTTCGGCAAAACGCGCACCGGCGCCGAGTGGGTGCGCGCCTTTGCGGAGACGACGCCGGGTGCGCGGATCGCGCTGGTCGCGGCGTCGTTGCTGGAGGCGCGGCAGGTGATGGTCGAGGGCGAAAGCGGGTTATTGGCGATTGCACCCGACCATCTGCGCCCCGAATATGAAAGCAGCCTGCGGCGGCTGACGTGGCCGAACGGCGCGGTGGCAACGCTCTATTCGGCTGTCGAGCCCGACAGTCTGCGCGGTCCTGAGCATGATGCGGCGTGGTGCGACGAGATCGCAAAATGGCCGAAGGGCGAGGCCGCATGGGATAATCTGATGCTGACAATGCGGATTGGCGCGCGTCCACAGGTCGTCGCGACGACGACGCCGCGCTGCGTGCCGCTGGTACGGCGACTGATACAGGAAAGGGGGGTTGCGACGACGCGCGGGCGCACGGCGAGCAACCGGCGCAATTTGTCGGTTCAATGGCTGGCGACGATGGATGCCATCTATGGCGGGACGCGGCTGGGGCGGCAGGAGCTGGACGGCGAATTGCTGGAGGATGTCGAGGACGCGCTGTGGACGCGCGCGCTGATCGAGCGGTGCCGCGTCGATGCGGGGAGCATCGGCAAATTCGCGCGCGTCGTGATCGGCGTCGATCCGCCGGCGAGCGCGGGGGGCGATGCGTGCGGGATCGTGGTGGCGGCGCTGCTGCGCGACGGGCGGCTGGCGGTGGTCGAGGATGCGAGCGCCCTACGCCCGCTGCCGGGCGTGTGGGCGCAGGCGGTGGCCGCCGCGGCGGCGCGCTGGGGCGCCGAGCGCGTGGTGGCCGAGAGCAATATGGGCGGCGACATGGTCGCGGCGGTGCTGCGCCAGGCCGACATGACGCTGCCCGTCGTGGCGATTCATGCGAGCGTCGGCAAGGCGCGGCGCGCGGAGCCGGTGGCGCTGGCCTATGAGCGCGGGCAGGTGGTCCATGCGGGGGCGTTTGCCGACCTGGAGGACCAGCTTTGCGGATTGCAGATGGGCGGCGGCTATGCGGGGCCGGGGCGCTCGCCCGACCGGGCGGATGCGTGCGTGTGGGCGCTGGCGGCGTTGCTGGACGGGATGCGCAAGGGGCGCGGGCCGGGGGTGCGGGTGGTTTAG
- the pip gene encoding prolyl aminopeptidase, protein MDFSRLQASSKIGEQWVYPQPACLNFGWLEVDRDPAHRLYWEEYGNPAGEPVMVLHGGPGGACAPVMARFFDPKRYRVILFDQRGCGKSEPNVASAGPAVALAKNTTADLIGDIEKLRDHLAIAGPMHVFGGSWGSTLAMAYAIQHPAHCASLILRGIFLGAAEDLLYLYQGNAATWGDDPFALTAPGAYIKYPDQWAALLSVLSADERRDVMASYKAIFDMVPANAAEKERQLNAALTWSLWEGVISNMIPETADTGKFGEADFALCFAQIEAHYFANDLFLPAGHFFDHIDILASIPIHIVHGRFDEVCPLTQASRLVAALRAAGAEPVSYVVTNAGHSAMERENALALTAVMDGLGRIV, encoded by the coding sequence ATGGATTTTTCGCGGCTTCAGGCGTCGAGCAAGATCGGCGAGCAGTGGGTCTATCCGCAGCCCGCCTGCCTCAATTTCGGGTGGCTGGAGGTCGACCGCGATCCCGCGCACCGCCTTTACTGGGAGGAATATGGCAATCCCGCGGGCGAGCCGGTGATGGTCCTGCACGGCGGCCCCGGCGGCGCGTGCGCGCCGGTGATGGCGCGCTTTTTCGATCCGAAGCGATACCGGGTGATCCTGTTCGACCAGCGCGGGTGCGGCAAGAGCGAGCCCAATGTCGCGTCGGCCGGGCCGGCGGTCGCGCTGGCCAAAAACACCACCGCCGACCTGATCGGCGACATCGAGAAATTGCGCGATCATCTGGCGATTGCGGGGCCGATGCACGTCTTTGGCGGCAGCTGGGGCAGCACGCTGGCCATGGCCTATGCGATCCAGCATCCCGCGCACTGCGCCAGCCTGATCCTGCGCGGCATCTTTCTGGGCGCGGCGGAGGATCTGCTTTACCTCTATCAGGGCAATGCCGCGACGTGGGGAGACGACCCGTTCGCGCTGACCGCGCCCGGCGCCTATATCAAATATCCCGACCAATGGGCGGCGCTGCTCTCGGTGCTGAGCGCCGACGAGCGGCGCGATGTCATGGCGTCGTACAAGGCGATTTTCGATATGGTGCCGGCGAATGCGGCGGAGAAGGAGCGGCAGCTGAACGCCGCGCTCACCTGGTCGCTATGGGAAGGGGTGATTTCCAACATGATCCCCGAGACGGCCGACACGGGCAAGTTCGGCGAGGCCGATTTCGCGCTGTGCTTCGCGCAGATCGAGGCGCATTATTTCGCCAACGACCTGTTCCTGCCCGCGGGCCATTTTTTCGACCATATCGACATACTGGCGTCGATCCCCATCCACATCGTCCACGGCCGTTTCGACGAAGTCTGCCCGCTGACACAGGCATCGCGGCTGGTCGCCGCGCTGCGCGCCGCGGGGGCGGAGCCGGTGTCCTATGTCGTCACCAATGCGGGGCACAGCGCGATGGAGCGCGAGAATGCGCTGGCGCTGACGGCGGTGATGGATGGGTTGGGGAGGATTGTATAA
- a CDS encoding S9 family peptidase, which produces MRKLALFGTALIALTAQPLWAQQEEAPAQQPPASETPAATPTPMPAAAVGSARTGPERRFTGADLFDLAIAADPQISPDGRHIAYVRRANDIMTDRAVSSIWLIDTATGRETPLAGQDGPAFSPRWSPDGSRLAYVSAAGGSAQLWVRWMDGGEAVRLTGLPTSPSSLTWAPDGRSIAYTMLVKDEGARLGSAPANKPEGAKWAEPLDVRTLLTYRADGQGYVEPGFEKIFLIPATGGAPRQLTFGPYHDGGPLSWSRDGRTLYFSANRQAEWETDPLESEIHALDVASGAIATLTDRNGPDANPLVSPDGRLIAYLGFDDALRAYEQTELYVMNRDGSGRRRIAANWDYSVDAVQWGADSRSLYVQYDDHGETKVARVTLDGSVRDVAKGLSGGGLDRPYTGGSFTVAGNGAIAFTGGTATRPAEVQLARGGGEARMLTDLNRTLREVKSLAQVRKITVASSHDGLPIEGWLTLPPGYVEGQRVPLILEIHGGPFTAYGPHFSTDNQLYAAAGYAVLSANPRGSTSYGEAFAQQIDKAYPGNDYFDLISIVDQAIALGIADPDALFVTGGSGGGVLTSWIVGKTNRFKAAATQKPVINWQTQALTADGPAFFGPYWLGAQPWEDPERYWARSPLSLVGNVETPTLVVVGGEDYRTPVSESEQYYTALRLRGVPTALVKVPGASHGGIAARPSQSAAKAAAILAWFDKYRKGWTRPAASD; this is translated from the coding sequence ATGCGCAAACTGGCCTTGTTTGGAACCGCCCTTATCGCCCTCACCGCCCAGCCGCTCTGGGCGCAGCAGGAAGAGGCCCCGGCGCAGCAGCCGCCCGCATCCGAAACCCCCGCCGCTACCCCCACCCCCATGCCCGCCGCCGCGGTGGGCAGCGCGCGCACCGGCCCCGAACGCCGCTTCACCGGCGCCGACCTCTTCGACCTCGCGATCGCCGCCGATCCGCAGATCAGCCCCGACGGCCGCCACATCGCCTATGTCCGCCGCGCGAACGACATCATGACCGACCGCGCGGTCAGCTCGATCTGGCTGATCGACACCGCGACCGGGCGCGAAACCCCGCTTGCGGGACAGGATGGTCCGGCCTTTTCGCCGCGCTGGTCGCCCGACGGCTCGCGCCTCGCCTATGTATCGGCCGCGGGCGGCAGCGCGCAGCTCTGGGTGCGCTGGATGGACGGCGGCGAAGCAGTGCGGCTGACCGGCCTGCCGACCAGCCCGTCGAGCCTGACCTGGGCGCCCGACGGCCGTTCGATCGCCTATACGATGCTGGTGAAGGACGAGGGCGCCAGGCTCGGCAGCGCGCCCGCGAACAAGCCGGAGGGCGCCAAATGGGCCGAACCGCTCGACGTCCGCACCCTCCTCACCTACCGCGCCGACGGACAGGGCTATGTCGAGCCGGGGTTCGAAAAAATCTTCCTCATCCCCGCGACCGGCGGCGCGCCGCGCCAGTTGACCTTCGGCCCGTATCACGATGGCGGCCCCTTGAGCTGGTCGCGCGATGGTCGCACGCTTTATTTCAGCGCCAACCGCCAGGCCGAGTGGGAAACCGATCCGCTCGAAAGCGAGATCCACGCGCTCGACGTCGCCAGCGGCGCGATCGCCACGCTCACCGACCGCAACGGCCCCGACGCCAATCCCCTGGTGTCGCCCGACGGCCGGCTGATCGCCTATCTGGGCTTCGACGACGCGCTGCGCGCCTATGAGCAGACCGAACTCTATGTGATGAACCGCGACGGGTCGGGCCGCCGCCGCATCGCCGCCAACTGGGATTACAGCGTCGATGCCGTGCAGTGGGGCGCCGACAGCCGCAGCCTCTATGTCCAATATGACGATCATGGCGAGACGAAGGTCGCGCGCGTCACCCTCGACGGGTCGGTGCGCGACGTGGCGAAGGGGCTGTCGGGCGGCGGGCTCGACCGGCCCTATACCGGTGGCAGCTTCACCGTCGCGGGCAACGGCGCGATCGCCTTCACCGGCGGCACCGCCACCCGCCCCGCCGAGGTGCAGCTCGCGCGCGGCGGCGGCGAGGCGCGGATGCTGACCGACCTCAACCGCACGTTGCGCGAGGTCAAATCGCTGGCGCAGGTACGCAAGATCACCGTGGCGTCGAGCCACGACGGCCTGCCGATCGAGGGCTGGCTGACCCTGCCGCCCGGCTATGTCGAGGGACAGCGCGTGCCGCTGATCCTCGAAATCCATGGCGGGCCCTTCACCGCTTATGGCCCGCATTTTTCGACCGACAATCAGCTTTATGCCGCTGCGGGCTATGCGGTGCTGTCGGCGAACCCGCGCGGCTCGACCAGCTATGGCGAGGCCTTCGCGCAACAGATCGACAAGGCCTATCCGGGCAATGATTATTTCGACCTCATCTCGATCGTCGATCAGGCGATCGCGCTCGGCATCGCCGACCCCGACGCCTTGTTCGTCACCGGCGGGTCGGGCGGCGGCGTGCTCACCAGCTGGATCGTCGGCAAGACGAACCGCTTCAAGGCCGCGGCGACGCAGAAACCCGTCATCAACTGGCAGACGCAGGCGCTGACCGCCGACGGCCCCGCCTTTTTCGGCCCCTATTGGCTCGGTGCGCAGCCATGGGAAGACCCCGAACGCTACTGGGCACGCTCGCCGCTGTCGCTCGTCGGCAATGTCGAAACCCCGACGCTCGTCGTCGTCGGCGGCGAGGATTATCGCACCCCGGTCAGCGAATCCGAACAATATTACACCGCGCTTCGCCTGCGCGGCGTGCCCACCGCGCTCGTCAAGGTGCCCGGCGCCAGCCACGGCGGCATCGCCGCGCGTCCCTCGCAATCGGCGGCCAAGGCTGCCGCGATCCTCGCCTGGTTCGACAAATACCGGAAAGGCTGGACGCGGCCCGCGGCATCGGATTAA
- a CDS encoding phosphoribosyltransferase: MSDDKIFISANELLADSLRLGMQVIDSGFKPTHLVGIWRGGAPVGIAVQELLDYHGQPCDHIAIRTSSYRGIDDQDARVRVFALGYLIDTLNPDDRLLIIDDVFDSGRSIRAFLSELKARCRHNMPRDIRIATVWFKPRRNVTDLRPDFFVHETDQWLIFPHEIDGLTVDEIRRHKPEAAIILGEVEAPGA; encoded by the coding sequence ATGAGCGACGACAAGATATTCATCAGCGCCAACGAACTGCTCGCCGATTCGCTGCGCCTTGGCATGCAGGTGATCGACAGCGGGTTCAAACCGACGCATCTGGTCGGCATCTGGCGCGGGGGCGCACCGGTGGGGATCGCGGTGCAGGAACTGCTCGACTATCACGGCCAGCCCTGCGACCATATCGCGATCCGCACCTCCTCCTATCGCGGCATCGACGATCAGGACGCGCGCGTGCGCGTCTTCGCGCTCGGCTATCTCATCGACACGCTGAACCCCGACGACCGTCTGCTCATCATCGATGACGTCTTTGATTCGGGTCGCAGCATCCGTGCTTTTCTGTCTGAATTGAAGGCGCGCTGCCGCCACAATATGCCGCGCGACATCCGCATCGCGACCGTCTGGTTCAAGCCGCGCCGCAACGTCACCGACCTCCGCCCCGATTTCTTCGTCCACGAAACCGACCAGTGGCTGATCTTCCCGCACGAGATCGACGGGCTGACGGTCGACGAGATCCGCCGCCACAAACCCGAAGCGGCGATCATCCTTGGCGAAGTGGAGGCGCCGGGTGCCTGA